In one window of Camelina sativa cultivar DH55 chromosome 15, Cs, whole genome shotgun sequence DNA:
- the LOC104745712 gene encoding serine/threonine-protein kinase WAG2-like: MEQEDFYFPDSDLDLSFTSTVTDRTFASSSARSSLTSLSFNDRLSTSSAVTTSSVSSSTVNHRRHDPHWSAIKSAKLLSSDGNIHLRHLKLIRHLGSGNLGRVFLCNLRDSSARFALKVIDRNCLATEKKLSQVETEAEILSLLDHPFLPTLYARIDESHYTCLLIDYAPNGDLHSLLRKQPGNRLPIQPVRFFAAEVLVALEYLHAMGIVYRDLKPENVLLREDGHVMLSDFDLCFKSDVVPTFKSRRYRRTSSSPSLRRRRSGCFSVQTEERYEREEIVSEFAAEPVTAFSRSCVGTHEYLAPELVSGNGHGSGVDWWAFGIFLYEMLHGTTPFKGESKEQTLRNIVSTTKTASFNVDGDLEEEAKDLIEKLLVKDPRKRLGCAKGAQDIKRHPFFDGIKWPLIRHYKPPEEVRGLVIKKSSTRAHAGHVTAVSPRRRKSFLWRALSFLLRSKSSSGGSRNQSNSNYYHYVGKSYASRKRV, from the coding sequence atggaACAAGAAGATTTCTACTTCCCTGACAGCGATCTTGATCTCAGCTTCACATCTACCGTCACAGACCGTACATTCGCCTCCTCAAGCGCTCGTTCCAGCTTAACCTCCTTAAGCTTCAACGACAGACTCTCCACTTCCTCAGCCGTAACAACCTCATccgtctcctcctccacagTCAACCACCGTCGTCATGATCCTCACTGGTCAGCAATCAAATCCGCAAAACTCCTCTCCTCCGACGGAAACATCCACCTCCGTCACCTTAAACTTATACGCCACCTCGGAAGCGGAAACCTAGGCCGAGTCTTCCTCTGTAACCTCCGTGACTCCTCCGCAAGATTCGCCTTAAAAGTCATCGATCGCAACTGCCTCGCGACGGAGAAGAAGCTCTCTCAGGTAGAGACGGAGGCAGAGATCCTCTCCTTGCTAGACCACCCTTTCCTCCCTACGCTCTACGCTCGTATCGACGAGTCTCACTACACTTGTCTCCTCATTGATTATGCACCAAACGGAGATTTACATTCCTTGTTACGCAAGCAACCTGGTAACCGTTTACCGATTCAGCCGGTTAGGTTCTTCGCCGCCGAAGTTCTCGTCGCCTTAGAGTATCTTCACGCAATGGGGATCGTATACCGTGATCTCAAACCTGAAAACGTTTTGCTCCGCGAAGACGGACACGTCATGTTGTCAGATTTTGATCTCTGTTTTAAATCCGACGTCGTCCCTACTTTTAAATCTCGCCGGTACCGGAGAACTTCTTCATCCCCGTCGCTTCGTCGGAGAAGAAGCGGCTGCTTCTCGGTACAAACGGAGGAAAGgtacgagagagaagagatcgtGTCTGAGTTCGCGGCAGAGCCAGTGACGGCGTTTTCAAGGTCCTGCGTCGGAACACATGAGTACCTTGCACCGGAGCTAGTCTCCGGCAACGGACACGGAAGCGGAGTTGACTGGTGGGCGTTCGGAATATTCCTTTACGAGATGCTACACGGAACGACGCCGTTTAAGGGAGAGAGCAAAGAGCAAACCCTCCGGAATATAGTATCGACCACTAAGACCGCGAGTTTCAACGTGGACGGTGATTTGGAGGAGGAAGCCAAGGACTTGATTGAGAAGCTTTTGGTGAAAGACCCGAGGAAAAGGCTAGGATGCGCCAAGGGTGCGCAAGATATCAAACGTCATCCGTTTTTCGATGGGATTAAGTGGCCGTTGATTAGGCATTACAAGCCACCGGAGGAAGTTAGAGGTCTTGTGATTAAGAAGTCGTCAACTAGAGCACATGCTGGTCACGTGACCGCCGTTTCACCTCGGCGAAGGAAGTCGTTTTTGTGGAGGGCGTTGTCTTTTTTACTGCGCAGTAAAAGCTCTAGTGGTGGGAGTAGAAACCAGAGCAATAGTAATTATTACCATTATGTGGGCAAAAGCTACGCGAGTCGTAAACGTGTTTAA
- the LOC104745711 gene encoding uncharacterized protein LOC104745711, with amino-acid sequence MAGLKRKFNKGHAFTSKCVSLVKEQRARLYILRRCATMLCCWYIHGDE; translated from the coding sequence ATGGCAGGATTAAAGAGAAAGTTCAACAAAGGTCACGCCTTTACAAGCAAATGTGTTTCTTTAGTGAAGGAACAACGAGCTCGTCTCTACATTCTCCGTCGTTGCGCCACCATGCTTTGCTGCTGGTACATCCATGGGGATGAGTAA